Proteins from one Oscillatoria nigro-viridis PCC 7112 genomic window:
- a CDS encoding helix-turn-helix domain-containing protein, producing the protein MKARFKYRFYPTAEQKQSLARLFGCVRVVWNGAIRLLETKSNKKGLGD; encoded by the coding sequence ATGAAGGCGAGATTCAAGTACAGATTTTATCCCACAGCCGAACAAAAGCAGAGCTTGGCTCGGCTATTTGGCTGCGTCCGGGTAGTCTGGAACGGTGCGATTCGTTTGCTAGAAACCAAATCCAATAAGAAGGGTTTGGGGGATTAG
- the tnpA gene encoding IS200/IS605 family transposase — MTTTYRRERHSVTELKIHLVCVTKYRRSVFTGESLALIEKSFREVAQKMNFQVLEFNGECDHVHVLIEYPPKLSISQIVNALKGVSSRRYGQAGHEKPHKEALWSPSYFAVSAGGAPLEVLKEYIRNQEKPS; from the coding sequence ATGACAACTACTTATCGTCGCGAACGGCATTCTGTTACAGAACTTAAAATACACTTGGTCTGCGTAACTAAATATCGTCGGTCTGTGTTCACGGGTGAAAGTCTTGCCTTGATTGAAAAGTCGTTTCGAGAGGTAGCCCAAAAAATGAATTTTCAAGTCCTAGAGTTCAATGGCGAATGCGACCACGTTCATGTACTGATTGAATATCCACCTAAATTGTCGATATCTCAAATTGTTAACGCATTAAAGGGCGTTTCTAGCCGTCGTTACGGACAAGCTGGACACGAAAAACCCCACAAAGAAGCTTTGTGGAGTCCGAGTTATTTTGCTGTTTCTGCTGGCGGTGCGCCCTTAGAAGTCTTGAAGGAGTATATTAGGAATCAAGAAAAGCCGTCCTAG
- a CDS encoding (Fe-S)-binding protein gives MQTSEKSQVPSDDLKPAKESNFLAQNPHLQSLEISGFDPNNPPDPKLIDTCVHCGFCLSTCPSYRVLGKEMDSPRGRIYLMDAINEGDAPLNKATSQHFDTCLGCLACVTTCPSGVQYDKLISATRHQVTRNQERTFSDNAIRTLIFNLFPYPHRLRPLLVPLFIYQKLGLPKLVRKTGLLKKVFPRLAAMESILPKVTVDSFRDNLPEVIPAQGEKRYRVGVILGCVQRLLFSPVNEATVRVLTANGCEVVVPKSQGCCAALPEHQGQAEQAKALARQMIDSFENTGVDLVIINAAGCGHTLKEYGHILADDPQYREKAEKFAANVKDVQEFLASAGITAKLNPLIDGDLTIVYQDACHLLHGQKISLQPRQLLQQIPGVKLKEPVDAALCCGSAGVYNMLQPEVADELGVQKVENLLNTGAELIASSNPGCSLQIKKHLELQGKQVTLMHPIELLDYSIRGVKLLRK, from the coding sequence ATGCAAACTTCAGAAAAATCTCAAGTTCCCAGCGACGATTTAAAACCTGCCAAAGAAAGTAATTTTTTAGCACAAAATCCCCACTTACAAAGCCTGGAAATCTCGGGTTTCGACCCCAACAATCCGCCCGATCCGAAATTAATCGATACTTGCGTGCACTGCGGATTTTGCTTGTCAACTTGTCCGAGTTATCGCGTACTTGGCAAAGAAATGGATTCGCCTAGAGGCCGCATTTATTTAATGGATGCAATCAACGAAGGCGACGCACCTTTAAACAAAGCAACCTCACAGCATTTCGATACTTGTTTGGGCTGTTTGGCCTGCGTTACAACTTGTCCGTCTGGAGTTCAATACGACAAATTAATTTCTGCAACTCGCCACCAAGTTACTAGAAATCAGGAACGCACTTTTTCCGACAATGCAATTCGTACTCTGATTTTTAATCTCTTCCCTTATCCTCACAGATTGCGGCCTTTGCTTGTACCCCTGTTTATTTATCAAAAATTAGGACTGCCAAAACTTGTCCGCAAAACAGGTTTGCTGAAAAAAGTATTTCCACGCTTGGCGGCGATGGAATCAATTTTGCCTAAAGTTACTGTTGATTCTTTCCGGGATAATTTACCAGAGGTAATTCCGGCACAAGGAGAGAAACGCTATAGAGTAGGCGTGATTTTAGGCTGCGTGCAGCGGCTGTTATTTTCGCCAGTGAATGAAGCTACGGTGCGTGTTTTGACCGCTAACGGTTGCGAGGTTGTGGTTCCTAAAAGTCAGGGATGCTGTGCTGCTTTGCCGGAACACCAAGGCCAAGCGGAACAGGCGAAAGCTTTAGCGAGACAAATGATTGATAGCTTTGAAAATACTGGCGTTGATTTGGTGATTATCAACGCTGCTGGGTGCGGCCATACTTTGAAAGAATACGGTCACATTTTAGCAGATGACCCGCAATATCGGGAGAAAGCTGAAAAATTTGCTGCTAATGTTAAGGACGTGCAAGAGTTTTTGGCAAGTGCGGGAATTACGGCAAAACTCAATCCTTTGATTGATGGAGATTTGACAATTGTTTATCAGGATGCTTGTCATTTGTTGCACGGGCAAAAGATTAGTTTGCAGCCGCGTCAGTTGCTGCAACAAATCCCTGGGGTGAAGTTAAAAGAACCTGTGGATGCGGCTTTGTGCTGCGGGAGTGCGGGGGTTTACAATATGCTTCAGCCGGAGGTGGCTGATGAATTGGGAGTGCAAAAGGTGGAGAATTTGCTGAATACTGGGGCGGAGTTGATTGCTTCTTCTAATCCGGGTTGTTCTTTGCAAATTAAGAAGCATTTGGAGTTGCAGGGGAAGCAAGTTACTTTAATGCACCCGATCGAGCTTTTGGATTATTCGATTCGCGGGGTGAAGTTGCTGAGGAAGTAG
- a CDS encoding FAD-binding oxidoreductase, with protein sequence MKSFSTENYVSTQELESIVGTAGICRWQDTEPFWQERVEKAVAPDTKIDCTVYPNTQEELAAVIVWAQQNRCALLPCGSGSKLDWGGLVKGVKIAANTARLNRLVEHAVGDLTVTAEAGMKFADLQQILAAAGQFLPIDPAYPQQATLGGIVATADAGSLRHRYRGVRDLLLGITFVRSDGKIAVAGGRVVKNVAGYDLMKLFTGAYGTLGVISQVTFRVYPLPESSGTVVLTGEINALSKTAQILLSSALTPSAIDLLSPELVAKLGLGKGTGLIVRFQSIAPSVKQQSARLLEVAEKLGLQGTSCGENDEDRLWQRLPETMWDSGTKSAIICKIGIRPSEAVTAINELPVQDALIHAGSGLGVLRFETATAQTLLQVRRGCEAKGGFLTVLAAPTDLKQQLDVWGYTGSAIDLMRRIKQQFDPENILSPHRFISGI encoded by the coding sequence ATGAAATCTTTTTCTACCGAAAATTACGTAAGCACACAAGAATTAGAAAGTATTGTCGGCACTGCTGGCATCTGTCGCTGGCAAGATACAGAGCCCTTTTGGCAAGAACGGGTAGAAAAAGCAGTTGCCCCCGACACGAAAATAGATTGTACCGTTTACCCGAATACTCAGGAAGAACTGGCGGCTGTCATTGTTTGGGCACAGCAAAATCGCTGTGCTCTCTTGCCTTGTGGCAGCGGCAGCAAACTTGATTGGGGCGGTTTAGTCAAGGGAGTCAAAATTGCCGCGAACACCGCGCGCCTCAATCGACTTGTAGAACACGCTGTGGGCGATTTAACCGTGACTGCGGAAGCCGGAATGAAGTTTGCGGATTTGCAGCAAATTTTAGCGGCAGCAGGTCAATTTTTGCCGATCGATCCGGCGTATCCGCAACAGGCAACTTTGGGCGGCATTGTCGCTACTGCTGATGCGGGTTCCTTGCGGCATCGCTATCGCGGGGTGCGCGATTTGCTGTTGGGAATTACCTTTGTGCGATCGGACGGTAAAATTGCCGTAGCCGGAGGTCGAGTTGTTAAAAATGTCGCCGGTTACGACTTGATGAAATTGTTTACTGGTGCTTACGGCACATTGGGCGTCATAAGTCAAGTAACTTTCCGAGTTTATCCGCTGCCAGAATCGTCGGGAACCGTAGTGCTGACAGGGGAAATTAATGCTCTGTCCAAAACGGCTCAAATCTTATTATCCTCTGCTTTGACACCAAGTGCGATCGATTTGCTGTCACCTGAATTAGTCGCAAAATTAGGCTTAGGAAAGGGCACGGGATTAATCGTCAGATTTCAAAGTATCGCCCCAAGTGTTAAACAACAATCAGCCCGCTTGCTGGAAGTTGCCGAAAAGTTGGGTTTGCAAGGCACTAGCTGCGGCGAAAATGATGAGGATCGGTTATGGCAAAGATTGCCAGAAACAATGTGGGATTCTGGCACAAAGTCGGCAATTATTTGCAAAATAGGAATCAGACCGTCGGAAGCTGTAACGGCCATTAACGAATTGCCGGTACAGGACGCTTTGATTCATGCAGGCAGCGGTTTGGGGGTTTTGCGGTTTGAGACTGCGACGGCCCAAACGCTGTTGCAGGTACGCAGAGGGTGCGAAGCGAAAGGCGGTTTTCTGACTGTTTTAGCAGCGCCGACCGACCTCAAGCAACAGTTAGATGTTTGGGGCTATACTGGAAGTGCGATCGATTTAATGCGCCGGATCAAACAGCAGTTTGACCCGGAAAATATTTTGAGCCCCCATCGTTTTATAAGCGGTATTTAG